The Actinomyces viscosus genome segment GGAGGTCGGCCACCTTGACGGTGGGGAACATGACCATCTGGAAGGGCGCGATCATGGAGAAGGCGAAGGCGTAGTAGATCGCCGAGGTCCACCAGGTCTTGATGCGAGTGATGTAGTAGGCGGTCATCGCCGTCAGGAAGACGATGACGACGACGGAGCCCACGGTGATGAACAGCGACCAGCCCATGGCGCTGGCGAAGCCGGACAGGGCCAGGCCGGTGGCGTAGTTGTCCAGGCCGGCGAAGGTCTTGGCGGTCGGCAGGGCGAAGGGGCTGTCGGAGATGTAGAACTTGCCCTTGAAGGAGTTGATGAGGATGAAGGCCAGGGGAATGACCCACACGAGGGCCAGGACTGCCAGCAGTCCCACGAGCGCGTTCTGGCCGGGTGTGTGCGAGGCGGCCCTCCGACCGGCCTTGCGGGCGGCAGCGGCGGATCCGGGGACTCGGGTCTGGACGGCGGTGCTCACGCGTCGACCTCCTTGGAACGGGTGGCGCGCAGCTGGATGAGCGCGATGGCGGCGACGATGAGGAAGAAGATGACAGCCTCGGCCTGGGCGACGCCCTCCTGACCGATCTTCTTGTACATCGTGTTGACGATGCTGAGTGCGGCCATCTGGGTCTGCTTGGCCGGGGCCCCGTTGGTCAGGGCGAGGTTCTGGTCGTACATCTTGAAGGTGTTGGCCAGGGTGAGGAACAGGCAGATGGTGATCGAGGGCATGATCATCGGCAGCGTCACGTTGCGCAGCGTCTGCCAGCGGCCGGCGCCGTCGATCTGGGAGGCCTCGATGAGCTCGGGCGGCACGTTCTGCAGGCCGGCGATGTAGATGACCATCATGTAGCCCATGAGCTGCCAGTTGACGAGCATGACCAGGCCGGCCAGGCCCAGTCGCCAGTCGTTGACGATCGTCTGGCCCCAGCGCTGGAGGATCGCGTTGAGCATGACCTGCCAGGTGTAGCCCAGGACGATGCCGCCGATGAGGTTGGGCATGAAGAAGACGGCGCGGAAGAAGTTGGTGCCGCGCAGCTTGCGGGTCAGGAAGTAGGCCAGGGCGAAGGCGCCCAGGTTCACCGTGATGATCGAGATGACCGAGACGACGGCGGTGAACACAAGGGCCTGCGGGAAGTCGCTGCGCTCCCCCAGGGCCCTGGCGTAGTTGTCGGTGCCCACGAAGCGGGCGTTGGTCAGGGTGCTGAACTTGGTGAAGGAGAGGTAGAGCCCCATGAAGAAGGGGACGATGAACGCGATCATGAAGGCCAACAGGGTCGGCCCCGCGAATACTGGGAAGAACTTTTTCAGTGCCTTGGTCATATCTGCCTCGAGGTGCGACCGGTACCCGCCGGAGCGGCCGGGTACCGGGGCTCCCGCCGGGGCGACGACGCGTGAACCGAACGGCTCAGGCGTACCGTCACCCCGAACGGGAAGGGGGATTGGGGAGATGAGTCTCCGTCACGGGCCTGCCGGGGCAGCGCCGTCGACGACGGCTCGGACGGGCTCGGGCGACTCGCCGACGTCAGCCCTCCTTGGCCGCCTTCTTCTCGGAGGCCCAGTTGGTCACGAAGAACTCCTTGACCTTCGCCCAGTCCGTGCTGCCGGAGGCGTACTGGGCCAGGTGCTGGCCGAGCTGGTCCTTGAAGTCCTGGCTCGGGAAGGTCGGGAAGACCCACTTGACCGGAGTGAGGTCCTTGTTGTTGACGGCTGCGGCCACATCCTTGCCCAGCGGGTCGGAGGGGGCCAGCTCGGCGTAGGCATTGTAGGGGGCGATGATGCTGAGCTTCTCGGCGGCGAGCTTGGAGCCCTCGGCGTCGGTGAAGAGCCAGGTGAGGAAGTCCTTGGTGGCCTTCTGGGCGTCGTCGGAGGCCTGGGAGTTGATCGTGAGGTAGTTCTCGGTGCCGATGGCGATGTTGGTCTTGTCCTCACCGGCCACGCCGATGTAGATCGGCAGGAAGTGGACGTCCTCGGCCTTGACCGTGTTGCCGGAGACCTCGGAGATCTGCGACCAGCCCCAGTTGCCGTTCTGGACCATGGCGGCCTTGCCCAGGGCGAAGTCGGCCATGGAGTCGGTGACCGTCTTGGCGCTGGCCTCGGTGGGCTTGATCGTGGAGTTGTTGAGGTAGAGATCGAAGATCTGCTTGTAGTTGTCCGAGTAGGTTAGCTTGATCTCGGTGAGGTCGTCGACCTTGTCGTCGCGGTACTCGTAGTAGACGGGGTAGTTGGCCAGGTGGGTCTGCCAGCGCCAGTCCTCGCCGGGAGACAGGGAGGTCGCGGCGAAGACACCCTCAATGCCCAGCTCGGCCTTCTTGGCCTGCATGTCCTCGACGACCTCCTTGAGCTTGTCGAAGCCCTTGATCTGGTCGACGGCGGTGGCCTTGGCGCCCTCCATGGCGAAGTACTTGTTGAGGATGGCGGCGTTGTAGATGATGCCGTAGCCCTCGATGGCCAACGGCACGCCCACGACCTTGTCCTCGTCGCCCTTGAGGGCCAGGGACTCGTCCGTCATCTGCTTGGTGAAGTCGGCGTCGGACAGGTCGGAGGCGTACTCCTTCCAGTTGCCGTAGCCCACGGGACCGTTGAGGTTGAACAGCGTGGGCGGGTTGGACTTGGCGACCTCGGACTTCAGGGTCTGCTCATAGGTGCCGGAGGCGGCGGTGACGACCTTGACGGCCACACCGGTCTTCTTCGTGTAGGCGGCCGCGATGTCCTTGAAGGCCTGCTCCGACTCGGGCTTGAAGTTGAGGAAGTAGACGCCTCCGTCGCCGTCGGAGCCGGATGATCCCTTCGAGCAGGCGGCCAGGGTCGCGGCGACGGCGATCGCGGCGGTTCCGCCCAGCACGGAGCGGCGGGAGATGAGTCGCATTGAAGTCCTCCTTTGGACGCATGGGACAGGGGCGGACGAGGGCGTCCGCGAGGTGCGACTGCCGTATCGCCGGCGGCTGGTCCGTCGGCTTCACGGCGACGACTCATCATGACACATTTCCGGCTCTCATTGCTGCAAGGCTTGCAATGAGTGACCTGAGTCTCAGGGATACAAATCAACCTTCGGTGCTATTTTTGCCTGCAACGACCCGGATCCCAGCAAGCCACATAAGACACTGCAGCGGCCTCCAGCCACTCTGCAAGAATGCAACCGCTCGGCCGGTTCGGCGACGCCCCCTCCCGGAGGCCCCGTGGCGCACGCACGACGCGGCCCCGGCACCATCACAGTGCCGGGGCCACGTGCAGCGATCAGCCGCTGCTCAGCCGTTCACCCCTAGGCGGGGCGAGGACTCACTTGCGGGCGGAGCCGACGGAGCCGAGGCGCTCGCAGGCCTCGACGACGCGAGCGGCCATGCCCTCCTCGGCGGCCTTGCCCCAGGCGCGCGGGTCGTACTGCTTCTTGTTGCCGACCTCGCCGTCGATCTTGAGGACGCCCTCGTAGTTGGTGTACATCCAGCCGGCGACCGGGCGGGTGTAGGCGTACTGGGTGTCGGTGTCGACGTTCATCTTGATGACACCGTTGCGCACCGCGGTGGCGATCTCCTCGTCGGTGGAGCCGGAGCCGCCGTGCATGACCAGGTCGAAGGGCGAGTTCCTGTCTCCGACCTTGGAGGACAGGCGGTCACCGAGGCGCTTGGCAACCTCGTTCTGGATCTCGCCGAGGATCTCGGGGCGGAGCTTGACGTGACCGGGCTTGTAGGAGCCGTGCACGTTGCCGAAGGTCAGGGCCGTGATGTAGCGGCCGTTCTCGCCCAGACCGAGGGCCTCGACGGCCTTCCAGGCGTCGTCGGCGGTGGTGTAGAGGTTGGCGTTCTCCTCGCCCTTGATGCCGTCCTCCTCGCCGCCCACGGCGCCGATCTCGATCTCGAGCACGACGTTGGCGGCCTTGGCGCGCTTG includes the following:
- a CDS encoding carbohydrate ABC transporter permease encodes the protein MTKALKKFFPVFAGPTLLAFMIAFIVPFFMGLYLSFTKFSTLTNARFVGTDNYARALGERSDFPQALVFTAVVSVISIITVNLGAFALAYFLTRKLRGTNFFRAVFFMPNLIGGIVLGYTWQVMLNAILQRWGQTIVNDWRLGLAGLVMLVNWQLMGYMMVIYIAGLQNVPPELIEASQIDGAGRWQTLRNVTLPMIMPSITICLFLTLANTFKMYDQNLALTNGAPAKQTQMAALSIVNTMYKKIGQEGVAQAEAVIFFLIVAAIALIQLRATRSKEVDA
- the fbaA gene encoding class II fructose-bisphosphate aldolase, translating into MAIATPESYADMLDRAKAGKYAIPAINVTSSQTLSAALKGFADAESDGIVQISNGGAAYWSGSSRLDRVKGSIAFTAYARAVGDLYPVTIGLHTDHCPKKLLADWIHPLMEIEAEQVKNGELPMFNSHMWDGSAEALDDNIEIAVDMLKRAKAANVVLEIEIGAVGGEEDGIKGEENANLYTTADDAWKAVEALGLGENGRYITALTFGNVHGSYKPGHVKLRPEILGEIQNEVAKRLGDRLSSKVGDRNSPFDLVMHGGSGSTDEEIATAVRNGVIKMNVDTDTQYAYTRPVAGWMYTNYEGVLKIDGEVGNKKQYDPRAWGKAAEEGMAARVVEACERLGSVGSARK
- a CDS encoding carbohydrate ABC transporter permease; the protein is MSTAVQTRVPGSAAAARKAGRRAASHTPGQNALVGLLAVLALVWVIPLAFILINSFKGKFYISDSPFALPTAKTFAGLDNYATGLALSGFASAMGWSLFITVGSVVVIVFLTAMTAYYITRIKTWWTSAIYYAFAFSMIAPFQMVMFPTVKVADLLGLATPWGMIVLYLGFGGGLSVFLFAGFIKSIPMEIEEAAYMDGCSPLQTYFKVVMPLLKPTAVTVAILNAMWVWNDFLLPNLVIGQDDRYKTIPIVIQSLVGSNGNRDMGAQMAMLVFAIVPIVAFYLFGQKHIIEGVAAGAVKG
- a CDS encoding ABC transporter substrate-binding protein — protein: MRLISRRSVLGGTAAIAVAATLAACSKGSSGSDGDGGVYFLNFKPESEQAFKDIAAAYTKKTGVAVKVVTAASGTYEQTLKSEVAKSNPPTLFNLNGPVGYGNWKEYASDLSDADFTKQMTDESLALKGDEDKVVGVPLAIEGYGIIYNAAILNKYFAMEGAKATAVDQIKGFDKLKEVVEDMQAKKAELGIEGVFAATSLSPGEDWRWQTHLANYPVYYEYRDDKVDDLTEIKLTYSDNYKQIFDLYLNNSTIKPTEASAKTVTDSMADFALGKAAMVQNGNWGWSQISEVSGNTVKAEDVHFLPIYIGVAGEDKTNIAIGTENYLTINSQASDDAQKATKDFLTWLFTDAEGSKLAAEKLSIIAPYNAYAELAPSDPLGKDVAAAVNNKDLTPVKWVFPTFPSQDFKDQLGQHLAQYASGSTDWAKVKEFFVTNWASEKKAAKEG